In Pikeienuella piscinae, the sequence TCGGCCATCATCTTGACGGCGTCGTAGTCCGATACATCGGCGTCGTTGGCGATCGCTTCGCCGCCGGCCGCCACGATCTCCGCGACCACCGCGTCGGCCGCGGAGGTGGAGCCGCCCGTGCCGTCGCGCGCGCCGCCAAAATCGTTGACCACGACCTTAGCGCCGCGCGCCGCGAACTGCAGCGCGTGGCTGCGGCCGAGCCCCGCGCCGGCGCCCGTCACGATAACGACCTGATCCTTGAAACTGATGCTCATGCCTTCTCCAGATAGACGCGCCCGATCCACTCCGCAATCAGCGCGGGTTTTTCCTCGCCCTCGATCTCCACCGTCACGTTCTGGCGGTAGGTGGCCTCGCCGGGGACGCTTTCGTCGAGTTTGGCGAGGGTGAAGCGACCGCGGACACGTTTGCCGGACCGGACCGGTGAAAGGAACCGAACCCGGTCGAAGCCGTAGTTCACCCCCATTGTCACGCCGTTCAGCGACGGACCGGCCTCATAGACCATGGTCGAGAGCAGAGAGAGGGTGAGAAAGCCATGCGCGATGGTTCCACCGAAGGGCGTTTCCGCCGCCTTCACCGGGTCGACATGGATGAACTGGTGATCGTCGGTGATCTCGGCGAACCCGTC encodes:
- a CDS encoding MaoC family dehydratase; translated protein: MGFKAKRSLAELRALIGSEIGVSRWIEVNQSMIDGFAEITDDHQFIHVDPVKAAETPFGGTIAHGFLTLSLLSTMVYEAGPSLNGVTMGVNYGFDRVRFLSPVRSGKRVRGRFTLAKLDESVPGEATYRQNVTVEIEGEEKPALIAEWIGRVYLEKA